The sequence below is a genomic window from Ctenopharyngodon idella isolate HZGC_01 chromosome 11, HZGC01, whole genome shotgun sequence.
GCTGCATCTCTGTATTGAAGTCTAAAAAGTACAGTTGAAACTgtagactatttaaatgtaaaggATGGTCATGCAAAACTTTTAGTACAAGATAGTAAGAAGtataatctaaaaataaatatgttctTACAGCCTCAGACTGCTGAATTATcacttaaaatataaactttaaaagaaaagttcaccctaaaattaacatttattcttTACTCTGacttaatttactcacccttgtgagAAATGACAAATTACTCTTTCCAAcaaaatgaaagcaaacagTGACTGTCAAACTctaaaaagagcagcatgaacattcttcaattttcctctttttgtgttccactgaagaaagtaaTTCTGGTGTGAATtgttcctttaattttaacTGTGTTTTTCTATATGTTGCAGACCTGTTCCTATTGAGAGGCATgtcttaaaagaaaataaaaaggtaGAGCTGGACAAGAAAGAACTGAAGGAAAAGCAGAAGCAGGAAAACGAGTATAGAAAAAGATTTAAGGTAAGTATTTTGTCTGTGTTGAAGCTAAAAATAGGCAGAATGTCACGAAcgtgtttatgtttgtttttgcatactTCCTGTAGATATTAGCATGTTCATACTTGTGTTTATTCGCACAGCTGAATGGACCTATTGAGGTTATCCACATGGCTCGTGTAAGAGAGGACTGGCAGGGCGGAAAGAATGACCTGATCGTGCGACAGGGGGAGAACGTGGAGATCATCCGTGTGAGCAACAACCCTGAAGGGAAATGGCTGGCACGAAATATGAAGGGCAACAGTAAGTCATAATCTTAAGTTCTAACTGTGATGTGATCATGTGAAAATCATGTTTAAAGCaatgcacttacaatggaatTCTACTGTATGGGGCGAGACTTTCCGCAAAGTTAAATCAGAAgtgatttgtatttttgttaaagcaCTTATATTAATTCTTTCATACAAAATGTGTAGTATGTAATCCACAGCGTTGGGTGGTTGCCTCCGAGGAGTGCATTCAAATTTTTAAATGCACAGCTAGCTGTAGATTATCCCGcttataccatggtcatttgCCAGCATTGACAAGTTACAGCTGTCAATAATGTTTGCAGCGCTAAATTTGACTAGAAGGGTTAAAATGACGGTTATTTTCGTCAGCTACAACTTGTTAGATCTAGCATTTTGTCCGCTCTAAATCAGACACAGAGATAAAATAGTGCGGTAaggttacatttattatttatgtattataatttttatttgaattaattagcctatcgagagagagagatgcatgTGTGAATTATCTGCATCTGTGCAGCGTCTCTCTACTAGCAATGGAACTGtgagtttaatttattaaaaaacagcgACGTTACCACCTCCTTGCTGAGCAATATAATTTAGAGATTTAGTAGCCACagtttattcattttagtttattaaaagtcaCAGGGCAGTGTTGACAACAAGTTTCTGTGctcctgaatgtttctgtgtgtgcgcAGCGTGATTTCCGATCTCTTTGTGCAAGTGATGTATGTGCGTGcagtgcattaaagggttagttcatttattactcaccccgaagttgtttcacacccgtaagaccttcgtaagaactaacattaaggttgaaacactgtagtcatgttgactattttaaccatgttaaAATACCTCAAAATGTGGACCTCAAAATGTGCtgtgacgttgctgcctatgtgtggttcagatactctcggatttcatcaaaaatatcttaatttgtcttccgaagataaacaaaggtcttacgggtttggaacgacatgagggtgagtaattaatgacagaaatttcatttttgggtgaactaaccctttaatatagaCAGGTGATTAAACTGACTTGGAATTACCTGTGCATTAAACAACTTTAATGCACACCTTCAGAATCGAGCATTCAGACAGACATGGTACAGTATATTTGAGCTGTAAATGTTAGATAATCATCCTTTTAGCTTTGGGACTGCAGTTCTAGGTGGAAAACGGTCACTGTAATTTTGTCAAGTAAGAGATGTTCAtcgatcaacatattttgttgatcctggaacagcAATCCTGTCCGAAAATTTAGTCGTAaccctacccctacccctaaacccaAACCATAACTTATccttaaaatcagagggaaatgataggtcaGTAAGAATGGTGCAGAAGCCCTTAACccttgtaagcctaaacttgacaaaatctgtaaacttgtcccttaaatctgattggttgattgaaacattgttccaggatcaacaaagatggtgatccaggaacatgttgtacttgttGAAATGACGTTCACAGTGGAGGAACTTTGGTTATTACATGTGTACATAATTTCTGTAGATGTAAACAGTCTACTTCTGGTATCTTTGCCTATACTGTGTGATTATATCACACTAGTCTCATGTTCTTTTGTGTAATGTTCAAGTCTTGTGGCTGTACTTTTGAAATGGTGTTTATTTCAATGTCTTTGCCCCCATAGACTTCAATCGTAAGTGCATTACTGTTGAGTGGAAAgagctgaaataaattaattgacATTACATAACTTATACAACACTAATGTTATACATTACTTACAGCACAATGTTCTGGTGAAACAACAGATTTCACTCAAGTGATGTATTCCGGGCTTCTTTAATCATTTAGTGAGCCTAAGCCTCTTTCTTTCAATCGAAATGCAATCTCACATTCAGATCTTCCTACATTCAATGGAAGTCcccatcctacattttttcatttttgataacCGTATTCACTCTGACATACATCACAATATAAAAGAAATGATCTGTTCCTACTTCCATTTTGTCGCAACTTTTACTTAGGCTATATTTTAACTCAGAATCTTCTTTTAAAGTCTAGCTATCAACTTGGCTTGACATTTTCTTAATAACGTAAAATATTCAGAAAGTTATGAATATATATGTGTTAACCACTGCAGTTGGCTACATCAGTAACTCCTGTGTGGATGTGGATTATGAGGAAGTGAAGCGGAAAATCCGCGGTCAAGCCACCCCCTCCTTCCAACCTCCTGTAGTCCAGGCCATCAACCCAGAATTTTATGATGATATCGGCTCCAATGACCAACTGGACAGGTGAGCCTCATGTTGAGGAAAGACAAAGGATATTTCTTATATGACTCAACAGTTTGAACTcatattgtgtgttttttttcctctttgcaGCAGTTTTCACAGCGATGGTGAGTAATCCTACACAGACCTCTACTTTTAGAGGGATTTTCTGCATTGGATTGAAAAGTCTTTTCTGCATTGGATTGATATGTTTGGGTTCTGCTGTTCTCAGATGTATATGATGATGTGGACCATGAGTTTCCTCCTCCTCCCCCAGAGATCAGGTGTctcttgtctttcttttttttaacaaattgaCCTTAGTCaccaatatttaattttacacaaatgaaaatgaggGAACAGattacactcttagaagaaaagttTCTATAtggaaccttaaagggttctgtctGGCACTTTATATATAGGTTTACAGGgtttagttgacccaaaaatgaaaattaccccatgatttactcaagccatcctaggtgtatatgactttcttctttcagaggaacacaatcggagttatattaaataatgtcctggctctcccaagctttataatggcagtgaatagagtgcaaccatccatcataaaactgaataatccatcataaaaaataaccACACAGCTCcgtggggttaataaaggccttctgaagtgaagcgatgcgtttgtgtaagaaaaatatccatatttaaaacttttaaaaattctGACATCGTATGCATCGATTTACAGcgaaagagtgaactctgacctgacgcatgatgTAATAACAAACGTGGAaacgcagaggatagagcaaaacaaaacaccggtcacgaattagaaatgttggaggatttcgatataagagaagaggagcttgagtttgttgctcaGCCCTAACAGTGAGAGGCGTCAAAACTtatgctactcctacatccaAGTCAGGGGTTAATCTTTTGGTTAATCTTATGTATGTATGGCCGTCTGCTGGAAGCTTTTAGTCTTTATAgtcttaattaattaatatttttcttacacgaatgcatcacttcacttcagaaggccttcattaaccccctggagccatgtggatatcttttacgatggatggatgcagttttttgggcttcaaaatcctctattcactgccattataaagcttgggagagccaggactttatttattataactctgattgtgttcggctgaaacaagatagtcatatacacctaggatggctttgagggggagtaaatcatggggtaattttcatttttgggtgaactaaccctttaaggcccgttcacaccaaggacgataactataacgataatgatatagttttaaaaatcattctaaatataaaagaatatccgcaccacaactataacgataacgacaCAGAGAAACCATATCGTTGGAAttactttcagaatgattttttcctgatgcattgacagccaatcagaatccatcctgatttaaagagcttgaacatttaaagcggcagatgacaaaactgcagcaaaaGCTTAGAATAAAGAGAACAATATAGcgcgttggtgtggacgctaccATTATAgtcaggggtgcacataaccgGTGCGCATGCgtggtaaaaataaatgatgcatGCCAGAAAATGTGGAGTGAAGCGCTTTTGAGTACCAACATTTTTGGAGACAGGGACATGTTTACTAACaggagtaggatttttctccatctctggtaagatagcaatcatgatgataagtgtgttcattaattattaggggtgcaacggatcgcagttgatccgtgatccgtatGGACCAGGCCCCACGGTTCTGCATGATTCGCGGATTAACTGCTAAGTTTAACTGTaatgtgaaagtttatcatttggatgtgttttgtcttGCCAATTTGCACATTCAAACGATTGTAAACGCGAAAGAAGAGTCAAAAATCAGGAttcgcagagagagagagaggctttcAGACAGCGCTCAAACACCAAATGAATTCTTCTTTCATGTTTActtgcacttgaacggacacatacacacaaaattttgtcaaaatacccgtctcggcaagtattctctcggTTGTGTCATAAGTAAACGGTTGAGAAAGAAACTGAATGTGTCTCAGTAtattcagtcttaaagtgacagcagcctaatattcctgctgttgtctgtgtcattagtgttaataaaataaaaacaaaacataatcattattatctaccatgttcgagagcaaagaagatagtgaggagagcagtcaggaggaaagtgaTGATGACAACTTGTAGGATAAGAGTGTTGCTTAAAGTTTGAGTACCAAGCAgcatctccaggtgctcccttgagaaccagaccaaaaacgttatgtgcacccctgattatagttatcactatagttatcattcttggtgtgaaccgGCCTCACTCAGCTGATGAAACTACAAATGCATCTGAAAATAATGCCAGTATTTGATGTGACTTAGAACCTCACAGACTCATTTTCATTCGCTAAAGGTGCGGCCACAAGTTGTTTGCCAAATTTTTGCAAGCGAAATCTAGTcctttcaataggaatccacacaATTTGTAATTTCACATGAGGGTGAAAGatttccccatgcagatttTGCAGCAGGTTCAGGTTTGTCACGTACGTTTGTGGCAGTGACCatcagaaagctgcttggtttgaatgtgacttctgtgcttcatacatcgtTACACTATTGACAGCAGACAACGGATCTGTTTTTGCCTGCAAAATTTTGCAGACATTTCACTGATGTGAACGCACCTTAAGGCCTATCTGTGTTCCATTACAAAACAAGCAATCACACcaattattttccttttatttGCTATTTTTGTCTCATGTTGTATGTATGAAGTGTCTCTCTTCAGCTTTAAACAAATGACAGACTTTCAAAATCCCATTTGAATTGTGTGTTAATGGATAACTACAGTGTAAACTACCATTGGGGAAAGAGAGAGCTTTTGTTTTAGCTTCCCTAACCTGAGGCAATTTGCATAAACATAGACCATGTCTTAAGAACTAATAACTATTTAGGgctaatcagtcttacttttactatatgtaactgacttaaaaaatatataacctgtcttgaagaaaaaaattagatgaTGACTAGTCTATGCAGTTTATCATATTTTTTCTAGTGATTATTATTAACCATATAATGTTCAAAATATCAATCATATAATGATCacaatttttatacattaattatttgaaaaaatctttcttttgtaatattaataccATATGGTTTTGTTTAGCCACGATCCGAAAAAGACCAAGCAGCAGGAGAAAGAGTTTCGAAAGAAATTTAAGGTAAatctgtccatttttttttttacagattagCTTTGATTCTTATGCCATGAGAAGCTTTAAGATGtcttaaattgtaaaatataaaagatatcACACTATTTAAGTTTGAAGGGCCCATCCGAGTTTTGTACACCATGATGGTGGATCCTAATGCCAGTTTGAAGAAGGGTGGGAACAAAGACCTGCCGTTGGTCCATGGAGAGATTCTTGAGGTTATACAGGAGACCAACAAGAAGCGAGTTCTGTGCCGTAATAACGAGGGGAAATGTGAGTCAGACACCACCTGCTGGAAAATATATGCTATTGAAGCTTTTAAACCAAGAGCACTGAGAAATAAAGATCTGCTTTtatcttgattaaataaataaacaataatttatCACGATTGAATCATTTTATACTCTTTCTCTTTGCACAGATGGATACGTGCCCATGAATTACCTTTTGCCTGAGTGTGTATTCTTTTActtaaatacagtaatacattaagtgatttttatttactatatgtatatttttaaaatgttatccTCTGTCTTCATTTTCAGGGAGAATGATGTTTATGATGACATTGACGCTGCTTCAGGTACATCATTTCTTTCCTCCTAAAGcaaatgttttacttttaatGCTGTAGTAGTATaaaaaaatagatgttttatttgtaattattatagcaaatgaatacaaatttgatttatttattgtgtatttgtttgtttaatggcaGATATATATGATAATGATGACAGCTGACCTGCTTGGAGATGATGGGTATCATCcatataaaagtgtttttacctGAGAAAGTAAAAAGGGACTGATCCCCATCTGTTCTCTATATGAATGAATGACATGGTTTGAAATTTGCTTCAGGAAACTAAAACTCAAAGCTTTGTATATTGTAGAAATAAttattatgaaacattataattataattattattattattattgaaaaatattttgtaaaaaatgacttGTAATTATCATAGGGATGATTTTGATATTTGTTAGATTTGATATACTGTTATATTCTCATCTTTTCTGATATTGACAATCCAGcactgtttaaataaaaagaaataaagttttatatttgatttgttATTTATTGGTGGTTCATTATTcacttttaaacatatttaccaTGTAACTATTACAATAATGATGCCAGTCTTTCTTCTTctgttatttatttctttttacgAACACTTATAATGCAATGCCACAGGCTACAACAAGTGTTTTCTTTGCCATCACATCAGATTATGATTGACAGGTGCAGTAGACTCACATGACTCATAGCAACAagtcatatagatattttatatatgaaatgttgctttggtgTTTGCATCTGAGGATTTGGCAATGCCACTGTGGATAGccctaattattttattatattctttGACAATTTTTACCATTTTCAATCCTCTGATGTAAACATCAAAGATATAACATTGCAAAATCCCCAACTTTTCGTAAACagtctttcctttttttaatcacaaCATTATATGAAACTCATTTAAGTGTTGGATCCAGTCATCCATTTAAttcaataattcaaaatataatgtttctaacacaataaaagaaataattgaaaaaaattcATGTTAATGCATACATTAGTAGATGTTTGTGATAAATGTAC
It includes:
- the si:ch73-40i7.2 gene encoding FYN-binding protein 1 — encoded protein: IWITYGKKPPVVLPKRPTQSQCSKGPARPPNKPSQLTSSFSELNISPEPETYDDISSLPPPPPPPPKPRDSWTDSYPSQHEDSDQEIYEDPDKPVPIERHVLKENKKVELDKKELKEKQKQENEYRKRFKLNGPIEVIHMARVREDWQGGKNDLIVRQGENVEIIRVSNNPEGKWLARNMKGNIGYISNSCVDVDYEEVKRKIRGQATPSFQPPVVQAINPEFYDDIGSNDQLDSSFHSDDVYDDVDHEFPPPPPEISHDPKKTKQQEKEFRKKFKFEGPIRVLYTMMVDPNASLKKGGNKDLPLVHGEILEVIQETNKKRVLCRNNEGKYGYVPMNYLLPEENDVYDDIDAASDIYDNDDS